A DNA window from Lolium rigidum isolate FL_2022 unplaced genomic scaffold, APGP_CSIRO_Lrig_0.1 contig_52158_1, whole genome shotgun sequence contains the following coding sequences:
- the LOC124681686 gene encoding uncharacterized protein LOC124681686, with amino-acid sequence MCYFLRLETSASSFAETIQQGELPAKASEIAPTILETGKSFTARGMEMLECVGKETMELIIDETGMEVEKGTGEGDQQTEEEPFEEVSFDRCFYIYGGPDQLEELEALSSHYALVFNRKKSKLVAEQKAYYDGKIKEVQQILTLSTKTEEDGPEPDKGKKIEAADTDGDAEMKKLCDSSVSKAAKMAAGFTTALGGLSPSDIIKRSTDRLESIHSEGVHRLSEMCCLAVSQLLVLGKSVISAADTAKNEDGDDVKIDWPEDLVSKAEIIRCRAQSIAGDIEKVSTSFATGISDVAEAYAAAIQNALTEKQGDVPHQSVQEKAKYISSHLKSDQTCAVSKLHDALQYLAYVVCTSMLSA; translated from the exons ATGTGTTACTTTCTTAGATTGGAAACTTCTGCTTCAAGCTTTGCTGAAACCATTCAACAAGGGGAACTGCCTGCCAAAGCATCTGAAATTGCACCAACCATTTTAGAG ACAGGGAAGTCGTTCACAGCCAGAGGAATGGAAATGCTTGAGTGTGTTGGAAAAGAGACAATGGAGTTGATTATTGATGAGACTGGAATGGAAGTTGAAAAAGGCACCGGCGAAGGTGATCAGCAAACAGAAGAGGAACCGTTTGAAGAAGTTTCATTCGACAGATGCTTCTACATTTATGGAGGACCTGATCAGTTAGAG GAGCTGGAAGCATTGTCAAGCCACTATGCGTTGGTATTTAATAGGAAAAAGTCAAAACTTGTTGCGGAGCAGAAAGCATATTATGATGGAAAGATTAAAGAAGTACAACAGATTTTAACTCTTAGTACCAAGACTGAGGAAGATGGACCAGAACCTGACAAAGGGAAGAAGATTGAAGCAGCTGATACTGATGGTGATGCAGAAATGAAGAAGTTATGTGACTCAAGTGTTAGCAAGGCTGCTAAAATGGCTGCGGG GTTCACGACTGCCTTGGGTGGACTTTCTCCGAGTGATATTATCAAACGAAGTACGGATAGGCTGGAGAGCATTCACTCAGAGGGTGTCCAC AGATTGTCAGAGATGTGCTGCCTTGCAGTTTCTCAGCTTCTTGTGCTTGGGAAATCTGTTATCTCTGCTGCCGATACAGCGAAGAATGAAGATGGAGATGATGTGAAAATTGACTGGCCTGAAGATCTCGTTTCAAAAGCAGAAATTATCAGATGCAGGGCGCAATCCATCGCTGGGGATATTGAGAAGGTCTCCACGAGTTTTGCTACAG GCATCTCAGATGTTGCGGAAGCATATGCAGCAGCTATACAAAATGCTCTCACGGAGAAGCAGGGCGATGTCCCACATCAGTCGGTGCAGGAGAAAGCTAAGTACATATCCAGCCATCTGAAGTCTGACCAGACTTGCGCCGTCAGCAAGCTACATGACGCCCTCCAGTACCTGGCTTACGTTGTCTGCACCTCAATGCTAAGTGCCTAG